The following are encoded together in the Cyanobacterium aponinum PCC 10605 genome:
- a CDS encoding glycosyltransferase yields MSLLLSLIIPTYNESENISPLIIQLTSLLDRTLEQKYEIIIVDDDSPDLTWKIAQDLSDQYPQLKVIRRQGEKGLSTAVMKGWEKAQGEILGVIDADLQHPPESLLQLWSEIEKGADLAVASRHVEGGGVSDWSLLRRFLSRGAQTLGLIILPGVIGRVSDPMSGFFLVRRRCLANSTLNPLGYKILIEVLAKGKIGWISEVGYVFQERQEGQSKVTKQQYIDYIRHLVRLRLSLWRFERFIRFGVVGLSGVFVDMAFLYLLSDSSTLGLPLTRSKIIAAELAIINNFLWNDSWTFRDIAQTQPGKRRKIKRFIKFNLICLAGLILNVLFLNIFYNIFDLNRYVANLGAIAIVTIWNYWLNLKLSWRSTDLDSESRK; encoded by the coding sequence TTGTCCTTGCTACTATCTTTAATTATTCCTACTTACAACGAAAGCGAAAATATATCCCCTTTAATTATTCAGTTGACTTCTCTACTCGATCGCACCTTAGAGCAGAAATATGAAATAATTATTGTGGATGATGACAGTCCTGATTTAACTTGGAAAATAGCCCAAGATTTAAGTGATCAATATCCTCAACTCAAAGTTATTCGCCGTCAAGGTGAAAAAGGATTATCTACCGCCGTGATGAAGGGATGGGAAAAAGCCCAAGGAGAAATTTTAGGGGTAATTGATGCGGATTTACAGCACCCCCCAGAGTCTTTATTACAATTATGGTCAGAAATAGAAAAAGGGGCAGATTTAGCGGTTGCTAGTCGCCATGTAGAAGGAGGGGGAGTCAGCGACTGGAGTTTGTTAAGACGGTTTCTTTCCCGAGGAGCTCAAACTTTAGGTTTAATTATCTTACCCGGTGTAATTGGACGAGTTTCTGATCCCATGAGTGGCTTTTTCTTGGTACGCCGTCGTTGTTTAGCCAATAGTACATTAAACCCTTTAGGATACAAAATTCTAATTGAAGTTTTAGCCAAAGGTAAAATCGGTTGGATTAGTGAAGTGGGATATGTTTTCCAAGAAAGACAAGAAGGTCAAAGTAAGGTAACAAAACAGCAGTATATTGACTATATTCGCCACTTAGTCCGTTTAAGGTTATCTTTATGGAGATTTGAGCGTTTTATTCGTTTTGGGGTAGTAGGTTTAAGCGGTGTCTTTGTCGATATGGCTTTCCTTTACTTGTTGAGCGATTCCTCTACCCTTGGCTTACCCCTAACTCGAAGTAAAATCATCGCCGCAGAGTTAGCTATTATCAATAATTTTCTTTGGAATGATAGTTGGACTTTTCGAGATATTGCCCAAACCCAACCGGGTAAAAGACGCAAAATTAAGCGATTTATTAAGTTTAACCTGATTTGTTTGGCTGGATTAATTCTTAATGTTCTATTTCTCAATATTTTTTACAATATTTTCGATTTAAATCGATATGTAGCAAACTTAGGTGCGATCGCAATTGTCACTATTTGGAATTACTGGCTAAATTTAAAACTTAGTTGGCGAAGCACAGATTTAGATTCTGAATCGAGAAAATGA
- a CDS encoding serine/threonine-protein kinase gives MELLVKNRYQAVKIIGEGGFGKTFLAIDTHSQNQYRCVIKQLLNTSTSSQSKNWQLFIAEIHRLQFLNTNPHIPKLIDFCEQDNNYYIIQEFIDGENLKLELNKQGIYSEKKIIKLLQEILPILKFIHDKSIIHRDIKPENIIRKIDNQQLYLVDFGASKLLSQQDPYKTATVIGSPEYVAPEQARGKTVFASDIYSLGVTCLSLLTERSPFDLIDLNNNWIWQEYTREKINKTLCKILNKMVCFSLN, from the coding sequence ATGGAGTTGTTAGTCAAAAATCGTTATCAAGCCGTAAAAATCATTGGAGAAGGGGGTTTTGGAAAAACTTTTCTAGCCATTGACACCCATAGTCAAAATCAATATCGTTGTGTTATTAAACAACTGTTAAACACTTCAACATCTTCTCAGTCAAAAAACTGGCAACTATTTATTGCGGAAATTCATCGTTTACAATTTCTCAATACTAATCCCCATATTCCAAAATTAATTGATTTCTGCGAACAAGATAATAATTATTATATTATTCAAGAATTTATTGATGGAGAAAATCTAAAATTAGAGTTAAATAAGCAAGGTATTTATTCAGAGAAAAAAATAATAAAATTACTTCAAGAAATTTTGCCAATATTAAAATTTATTCATGATAAAAGCATAATTCATAGGGATATAAAGCCAGAAAATATTATTAGAAAAATAGATAATCAACAACTTTATTTAGTTGATTTTGGTGCTTCAAAATTATTAAGTCAACAAGACCCTTATAAAACTGCTACAGTTATTGGTAGCCCCGAATATGTTGCCCCCGAACAAGCCAGAGGAAAAACCGTTTTTGCCAGTGATATATATAGTTTGGGTGTCACTTGTTTATCTTTACTTACAGAGCGATCGCCCTTTGATTTAATTGACCTAAATAATAATTGGATTTGGCAAGAATATACAAGAGAAAAAATAAATAAAACTCTCTGTAAAATTCTTAATAAAATGGTTTGTTTTTCCCTTAATTAA
- the lexA gene encoding transcriptional repressor LexA, whose product MENLTPAQKQLYDWLVEYINTNKHSPSIREMMKAMNLRSPAPIQSRLEKMRKKGYLEWTEGQARTLKILKNYHQGLPLLGKVKDGGVVESFSDEQEKIDFGSMFPSSTSYVLQVDGDSMISAYISDGDYLVMGDIEGDKSIKAGEIVTVKAEGYGTMVKRIDYNASKTILTGFNPEEEKITIASNKVEIEGVLLAVFRLNQ is encoded by the coding sequence ATGGAAAATTTGACTCCTGCTCAAAAGCAATTATATGATTGGTTGGTGGAGTATATCAATACAAATAAACATTCTCCTTCCATTCGAGAAATGATGAAAGCAATGAATTTGCGATCGCCTGCTCCTATTCAGAGTCGTTTAGAAAAGATGCGTAAAAAAGGCTATCTTGAATGGACAGAAGGACAAGCGCGCACCTTAAAAATTCTCAAAAACTATCATCAAGGTTTACCTTTGTTGGGTAAAGTTAAAGACGGGGGGGTAGTTGAATCTTTCTCTGATGAACAAGAAAAAATTGATTTTGGTTCGATGTTTCCTTCATCCACTTCTTATGTGTTGCAAGTTGATGGAGATAGCATGATTTCCGCCTATATCAGTGATGGAGATTACTTAGTTATGGGAGACATAGAAGGCGATAAATCCATCAAAGCAGGGGAAATTGTAACGGTAAAAGCAGAAGGATACGGCACAATGGTCAAAAGAATTGATTATAATGCCAGTAAAACTATTCTGACAGGTTTTAATCCCGAAGAGGAGAAAATTACTATTGCATCTAATAAGGTGGAAATAGAAGGGGTTTTATTAGCGGTTTTCCGCTTGAATCAGTAG
- a CDS encoding inorganic phosphate transporter, whose protein sequence is MNLITTLIFLSSGLFLGWSLGANDASNVFGTAVGSRMIRFSTAATICSVFVIIGAVTGGAGAAHGLGELGKVNALPGSFTVALGAALTVLWMTKLGLPVSTSQAVVGAIIGWNWFSGSPTDFQSLGKIVSTWILCPILAGVFSYGIYQIVVILIERTKPHLLSLDSNVRWGLILVGAFGSYTLGANNIGNVMGVFISASPFKDINIAGVTEISSVEQLFLLGSIAIAIGVFTYSKKVMMTVGDSLMALSPVGALTVVLANSLVLFIFSSKALSNFVVNLGLPAIPLIPVSSSQAVVGAVIGIAFCKGFKGVRQIKWGVLGEIASGWITTPIISAFIAFILLFIVQNVFDQQVYMT, encoded by the coding sequence ATGAATTTAATTACAACTTTAATTTTTCTCTCTAGTGGCTTATTTTTGGGATGGTCATTGGGTGCTAATGATGCTTCAAATGTATTTGGTACGGCGGTAGGTAGTCGCATGATTCGCTTCTCAACGGCGGCGACAATATGCAGTGTTTTTGTGATTATCGGTGCAGTGACAGGAGGGGCGGGGGCGGCTCATGGCTTGGGAGAATTGGGAAAAGTCAATGCCTTACCCGGTTCATTTACTGTGGCGTTGGGGGCGGCTTTAACGGTGTTATGGATGACAAAATTAGGACTTCCTGTTTCTACCTCTCAGGCAGTGGTAGGGGCAATTATTGGTTGGAATTGGTTTAGTGGCTCACCAACGGATTTTCAGAGTTTGGGTAAAATTGTTAGCACTTGGATTCTTTGCCCGATTCTGGCGGGTGTTTTTTCCTATGGCATTTATCAGATAGTAGTAATTTTAATTGAACGCACTAAGCCTCATTTATTGAGTTTGGATAGTAATGTGCGTTGGGGTTTAATTTTGGTGGGTGCATTTGGTTCATATACCCTCGGTGCGAATAATATTGGTAATGTTATGGGGGTTTTTATTTCCGCTTCCCCTTTTAAGGATATTAATATTGCAGGAGTTACCGAAATTTCTTCTGTGGAACAATTATTTCTACTAGGTTCGATCGCGATCGCCATAGGAGTATTTACTTATTCAAAGAAAGTGATGATGACTGTAGGAGATAGTTTAATGGCTTTATCCCCCGTTGGTGCTTTAACTGTAGTATTAGCAAATTCTTTAGTTTTATTTATTTTTTCTTCCAAAGCCCTATCAAATTTTGTCGTTAATTTAGGCTTACCTGCCATTCCCCTTATTCCTGTATCTAGTTCTCAGGCAGTAGTTGGAGCGGTGATAGGAATTGCTTTTTGTAAAGGATTTAAGGGAGTTAGACAGATAAAATGGGGAGTATTAGGGGAAATTGCGTCAGGATGGATTACAACCCCCATCATTTCTGCTTTTATTGCTTTTATTCTCTTATTCATCGTACAGAATGTTTTTGATCAACAAGTTTATATGACTTAA
- a CDS encoding DUF47 domain-containing protein codes for MSKEIPALFQKTKFLEGQIDEFLDKIAEGAIHFEIGMTAFLGAGKVNQTSEEQLFQINSLKEKCSELRRTIVNILYTEMLIPDFRGDVLSLLTNLFSLLDALGKNFQELMIEHQEIESKSPSNSEEENNHIENQSSIQKENNLSEGELLLLVKMVVKSVEMVVVAARDFFRNPKAVRDHIYQVRVYESEADRISISIKKNIFSSNLKFSHKINLRDKVNAIDAIADKAEEVADELSIYAIQRII; via the coding sequence ATGTCAAAAGAAATACCGGCACTATTCCAAAAAACAAAGTTCCTTGAAGGACAAATAGATGAATTTTTAGACAAAATAGCGGAAGGGGCAATTCATTTTGAAATCGGGATGACGGCTTTTTTGGGAGCAGGAAAAGTCAATCAAACTTCGGAAGAGCAGTTATTTCAAATTAATAGTTTAAAAGAAAAGTGTAGTGAACTGCGTCGAACAATTGTTAATATTCTCTATACCGAAATGTTAATTCCTGATTTCAGGGGGGATGTTTTAAGTTTATTAACTAACTTATTTTCTTTGTTAGATGCCTTGGGGAAAAACTTTCAAGAATTAATGATTGAGCATCAAGAAATTGAGTCAAAAAGCCCTTCTAATTCTGAAGAAGAAAACAATCACATTGAAAATCAAAGTAGCATTCAAAAAGAAAACAATTTGAGTGAAGGGGAATTGTTATTGTTAGTGAAAATGGTGGTTAAAAGTGTGGAAATGGTGGTAGTGGCGGCAAGAGACTTTTTTCGTAATCCCAAAGCAGTAAGAGATCATATTTATCAGGTTCGGGTATATGAATCAGAAGCCGATCGCATTTCCATTAGTATTAAAAAAAATATTTTTTCCTCCAATTTAAAGTTTTCCCATAAAATTAACCTCAGAGATAAAGTTAATGCCATAGATGCGATCGCAGACAAAGCCGAAGAAGTTGCTGACGAATTATCTATTTACGCTATACAAAGAATTATTTGA
- the queG gene encoding tRNA epoxyqueuosine(34) reductase QueG — protein sequence MEKLSEQIKEKALEIGFHRVGIVDVNENRDKQQENQKRLQKWLDNGYHAQMEWMDNPRRKDITLCWQEVKSIICLALNYYTPHQHSDNPEIGKISRYGWGRDYHRIITKKLKTLARWLTEKDPSAKVRYYVDTGPIQDKFWAQQAGIGWIAKNANVITREYGSWVFLGEILTNLPLEADQPHTNHCGTCTRCLSACPTNAITEPFVVDANRCIAYHTIENRNPQLPDEIAKNLNGWVAGCDICQDVCPWNQRFAQETDITDFHPYPENLHPKLADLANMTEQEWDKRFQGSALRRIKPQMWQRNAKTQMKKI from the coding sequence ATGGAAAAATTGAGTGAACAAATCAAAGAAAAAGCCCTAGAAATAGGATTTCATCGAGTCGGCATAGTTGATGTAAATGAAAATAGAGATAAACAGCAAGAAAATCAAAAAAGACTGCAAAAATGGCTAGACAACGGCTACCATGCTCAAATGGAATGGATGGATAATCCTCGGCGTAAAGATATTACTCTTTGTTGGCAAGAAGTTAAATCAATTATTTGTCTGGCTTTAAACTATTACACTCCTCATCAACACTCAGATAATCCAGAAATCGGTAAAATATCCCGTTATGGTTGGGGTAGAGACTATCATCGCATTATCACGAAAAAACTTAAAACACTCGCCCGTTGGTTGACAGAAAAAGACCCTAGCGCAAAAGTTAGATACTATGTGGATACAGGACCTATTCAAGATAAATTTTGGGCTCAACAAGCAGGTATTGGTTGGATTGCGAAAAATGCTAATGTGATCACAAGAGAATATGGTAGTTGGGTCTTTTTAGGGGAAATTTTAACTAACCTACCTCTGGAGGCTGATCAACCCCATACTAACCACTGTGGTACTTGTACCCGTTGTTTAAGTGCCTGTCCCACTAATGCTATTACAGAACCTTTTGTTGTTGATGCTAACCGATGTATTGCTTATCACACCATTGAAAATAGAAACCCTCAATTACCTGATGAGATTGCTAAAAACTTAAACGGTTGGGTGGCAGGTTGTGATATTTGTCAAGATGTTTGCCCTTGGAATCAGCGCTTTGCCCAAGAAACAGATATTACCGATTTTCACCCTTATCCAGAAAATCTCCATCCTAAATTAGCGGACTTAGCAAACATGACTGAACAAGAATGGGATAAACGCTTTCAGGGTTCAGCTCTAAGACGCATCAAACCTCAAATGTGGCAACGCAATGCAAAAACTCAAATGAAAAAGATTTAA